One Streptomyces sp. NBC_01217 genomic region harbors:
- the tadA gene encoding tRNA adenosine(34) deaminase TadA, which yields MRLALAEADLAARAGDVPVGAVVLGPDGSLLATGHNEREATGDPTAHAEILAVRRAAAALGRWRLSGCTLVVTLEPCTMCAGALVQSRVDRVVYGARDEKAGAAGSLWDVVRDRRLNHRPEVIHGVLEDACADRLTAFFRDL from the coding sequence ATGCGCCTCGCCCTGGCCGAGGCCGATCTGGCGGCGCGGGCCGGCGATGTGCCGGTCGGCGCCGTCGTGCTCGGCCCGGACGGCTCCCTGCTCGCCACGGGGCACAACGAGCGCGAGGCGACCGGCGACCCGACCGCGCACGCGGAGATCCTCGCCGTCCGCCGGGCCGCGGCCGCGCTCGGCCGTTGGCGGCTGTCCGGATGCACCCTGGTCGTCACCCTTGAGCCCTGCACGATGTGCGCGGGCGCACTGGTGCAGTCCCGGGTGGACCGGGTGGTCTACGGGGCGCGCGACGAGAAGGCGGGTGCGGCAGGCTCGCTCTGGGACGTCGTACGCGACCGCCGCCTCAACCACCGCCCCGAGGTGATCCACGGAGTGCTGGAGGATGCCTGCGCCGACCGGCTGACGGCGTTCTTCCGCGACCTCTGA
- a CDS encoding tRNA adenosine deaminase-associated protein: MYFAALLARTEDGWEASDTELDDVETLSDLTDLAREASVDEDTTVLVFIEQEDAWFGVVRVDGEEDPRIFISDATAAARSSYGEILLTDELLGREPGAEDTIAALEELVGLDGTEDGEPDITPDNDNDNNDADDDGLDDDAVPAGPLGDTGILADLGLPEAELLMLRTDALVEIADALGAAEVLETVR; the protein is encoded by the coding sequence GTGTACTTCGCCGCACTGCTCGCGCGCACCGAAGACGGGTGGGAAGCGAGCGACACGGAACTCGACGATGTGGAGACCCTGTCCGACCTGACGGATCTGGCCCGTGAGGCCTCGGTGGACGAGGACACCACGGTGCTCGTCTTCATCGAGCAGGAGGACGCCTGGTTCGGCGTCGTCCGGGTCGACGGTGAGGAGGACCCCCGTATCTTCATCTCGGACGCGACCGCCGCCGCCCGCTCCTCGTACGGGGAGATCCTGCTCACCGATGAACTGCTCGGCCGCGAACCCGGGGCCGAGGACACGATTGCCGCCCTCGAAGAGCTCGTCGGCCTCGACGGTACGGAGGACGGCGAACCGGACATCACCCCCGACAACGACAACGACAACAACGACGCTGACGACGACGGACTCGATGACGACGCGGTACCGGCGGGCCCGCTCGGTGACACCGGGATCCTGGCCGACCTCGGGCTCCCCGAGGCGGAGCTGCTGATGCTGCGCACGGACGCACTGGTGGAGATCGCGGACGCCCTGGGTGCGGCCGAGGTCCTGGAGACCGTCCGTTAG
- the upp gene encoding uracil phosphoribosyltransferase, with the protein MRIHVVDHPLVAHKLTTLRDKRTDSPTFRRLADELVTLLAYEATRDVRTEQVDIVTPVTATTGVKLSHPRPLVVPILRAGLGMLDGMVRLLPTAEVGFLGMIRDEETLQASTYATRMPEDLSGRQVYVLDPMLATGGTLVAAIQELIKRGADDVTAVVLLAAPEGVEVMERELAGTPVTVVTASVDERLNENGYIVPGLGDAGDRMYGTVD; encoded by the coding sequence ATGCGGATCCACGTTGTCGACCACCCGCTGGTCGCGCACAAACTCACCACCCTGCGCGACAAGCGCACCGACTCCCCGACCTTCCGGCGGCTCGCCGACGAGCTGGTCACCCTGCTCGCCTACGAGGCCACGCGGGATGTGCGCACCGAACAGGTCGACATCGTGACCCCGGTCACAGCGACGACCGGGGTGAAGCTGTCGCACCCGCGCCCCCTGGTCGTACCGATCCTGCGGGCAGGGCTCGGCATGCTCGACGGCATGGTGCGGCTGCTGCCGACCGCCGAGGTGGGCTTCCTGGGCATGATCCGCGACGAGGAGACGCTCCAGGCGTCCACGTACGCGACGCGCATGCCGGAGGACCTCTCGGGCCGCCAGGTGTATGTCCTGGACCCGATGCTGGCCACCGGCGGCACGCTGGTCGCGGCCATCCAGGAGCTGATCAAGCGCGGTGCGGACGATGTCACCGCGGTCGTGCTCCTCGCGGCGCCCGAGGGCGTCGAGGTGATGGAGCGCGAGCTTGCGGGCACGCCGGTGACCGTGGTCACCGCCTCGGTCGACGAGCGGCTCAACGAGAACGGCTACATCGTCCCGGGCCTCGGTGACGCGGGCGACCGGATGTACGGCACGGTCGACTAG
- a CDS encoding LytR C-terminal domain-containing protein yields MGGKYRITGDKYPRMRRPRRRGKLILAATASVVALGLAGWGTLQLIDVFTGGDRTATAADHKTDCASAKPSAPALALPKPAKITVNVYNATPRSGLAKKAADELKKRGFTIGEVGNASAAYDKKVAGTGVLLGAPSATKGSFPVLGAQLQGAVAKTDARKTADVDLILGTQFKAFSTPRSAAAALAALSDPSPAPSC; encoded by the coding sequence ATGGGCGGAAAGTACCGCATCACGGGCGACAAGTACCCGCGGATGCGCCGCCCCCGGCGTCGCGGCAAACTGATCCTCGCTGCCACCGCTTCCGTGGTTGCCCTCGGGCTGGCCGGCTGGGGCACGTTGCAGCTCATCGACGTCTTCACGGGCGGCGACAGGACGGCCACCGCCGCCGACCACAAGACGGACTGCGCCTCCGCCAAGCCGTCCGCGCCCGCACTGGCGCTGCCGAAGCCCGCGAAGATCACCGTCAACGTCTACAACGCGACGCCCCGCAGCGGGCTCGCCAAGAAGGCCGCCGACGAGCTGAAGAAGCGCGGTTTCACCATCGGCGAGGTGGGGAACGCCTCGGCCGCGTACGACAAGAAGGTCGCCGGTACGGGGGTGCTGCTGGGCGCCCCGTCGGCCACGAAGGGCTCGTTCCCGGTGCTCGGTGCGCAGTTGCAGGGGGCCGTTGCGAAGACCGACGCCCGCAAGACGGCGGACGTCGATCTGATTCTCGGTACGCAGTTCAAGGCGTTCAGCACGCCCCGGTCGGCCGCCGCGGCCCTCGCCGCACTGTCCGACCCGTCCCCCGCACCGTCCTGCTGA
- a CDS encoding type II toxin-antitoxin system VapB family antitoxin produces the protein MIFKRIGNGRPYPDHGRESTRQWADVAPRPVRLDQLVTTKGNLDLETLLAEDSTFYGDLFAHVVKWQGDLYLEDGLHRAVRAALQQRQVLHARVLELG, from the coding sequence GTGATCTTCAAGCGCATCGGAAATGGGCGGCCTTATCCCGACCACGGCCGGGAAAGCACCCGACAGTGGGCGGATGTCGCGCCGCGCCCGGTCCGCCTCGATCAGCTGGTGACCACCAAGGGCAACCTGGACCTCGAAACCCTCCTCGCCGAGGACTCGACGTTCTACGGTGATCTGTTCGCGCACGTCGTGAAGTGGCAGGGCGACCTCTATCTGGAGGACGGACTGCACCGCGCGGTCCGCGCCGCGCTTCAGCAGCGCCAGGTTCTCCACGCCCGGGTGCTCGAACTCGGCTGA
- a CDS encoding helicase HerA-like domain-containing protein — translation MSDSDNAGPGPGRGTDGGPDANVRGTGVAAVEEAVRGGERAGDGASSGAARKASEEDASLVEQVVASGMFRSLARSVGTQLGREISRSLFGTARRRR, via the coding sequence ATGAGTGACAGCGACAATGCGGGCCCGGGCCCGGGTCGGGGCACCGACGGCGGTCCGGACGCGAATGTGCGGGGGACGGGCGTGGCGGCGGTGGAGGAGGCGGTGAGGGGCGGGGAGCGGGCCGGAGACGGAGCTTCCTCGGGTGCGGCCCGGAAGGCGTCCGAAGAGGATGCCTCGCTGGTCGAACAGGTGGTGGCGAGCGGGATGTTCCGGTCGCTGGCACGGTCCGTGGGGACACAGCTGGGACGGGAGATCTCGCGCTCGCTCTTCGGTACGGCCCGCCGCAGACGGTAG
- a CDS encoding HhH-GPD-type base excision DNA repair protein: MTKSNKGQDVTLRIAQQPEADELLARSPLAALVGMLLDQQVPMEWAFSGPYTLAGRMGGDDLDAHEIAAYDPEAFVELFTAKPALHRYPGSMAKRVQQLCQYLVAEYDGDASAVWSDVSSGAELRKRLNALPGFGTQKAQIFLALLGKQFGVRPSGWREAAGPYGEAGSHRSVADITGPKSLAEVRAFKQQAKQAARAAKRAVDS; the protein is encoded by the coding sequence ATGACCAAGAGCAACAAGGGCCAGGACGTCACCCTGCGGATCGCCCAGCAGCCGGAGGCTGACGAACTCCTCGCCCGCAGCCCGCTCGCCGCCCTCGTCGGCATGCTGCTGGATCAGCAGGTGCCGATGGAATGGGCGTTCTCCGGCCCGTACACCCTGGCCGGGCGGATGGGCGGGGACGACCTGGACGCCCATGAGATCGCCGCGTACGACCCGGAGGCCTTCGTCGAACTCTTCACCGCCAAACCTGCTCTGCACCGGTACCCCGGCTCCATGGCCAAGAGGGTCCAGCAGTTGTGCCAGTACCTGGTGGCGGAGTACGACGGCGATGCGAGCGCGGTGTGGAGCGATGTCTCCAGCGGGGCCGAGCTGCGGAAACGGCTGAACGCCCTGCCGGGGTTCGGCACCCAGAAGGCACAGATCTTCCTGGCTCTGCTGGGCAAGCAGTTCGGGGTCCGGCCATCGGGCTGGCGGGAGGCCGCCGGGCCGTACGGCGAGGCGGGCTCGCACCGGTCGGTCGCCGACATCACCGGCCCGAAATCGCTCGCCGAGGTCCGCGCGTTCAAGCAGCAGGCCAAGCAGGCGGCCCGAGCGGCCAAACGCGCCGTGGACTCATAA
- a CDS encoding eCIS core domain-containing protein, protein MHVREWDREHDHERDHGRGQEHDEALHAPRATERGEAADTPHLYRAAAAGRPDVVGAGGMSALQRAVGNSAVGSMLQRREEEERSPVHEVVASGGGRPLDTDTRTDLEARMGADFSDVRVHTDSAAHESAKGVGAHAYTVGNNVVFQRDAYDPSSPQGRTTLAHELTHVIQQRSGPVEGTEAPGGIRVSDPSDRFEREAVANADRVLSDPAPAPAPAPASAPASAPAVQRAATEDEDEQPADVQGSFVQRAQEGAEEEEEAPPA, encoded by the coding sequence ATGCACGTACGGGAATGGGACCGGGAGCACGACCACGAGCGGGATCACGGACGCGGGCAGGAGCACGACGAGGCCCTGCACGCGCCGAGGGCGACCGAGCGCGGGGAGGCGGCGGACACCCCGCACCTCTACCGTGCGGCGGCCGCCGGGCGGCCCGATGTGGTCGGGGCCGGCGGCATGAGCGCGCTCCAGCGGGCGGTCGGCAACAGCGCCGTGGGGTCGATGCTCCAGAGGCGGGAGGAGGAAGAGCGCTCCCCCGTGCACGAGGTGGTCGCATCGGGCGGAGGCCGGCCCCTGGACACCGATACCCGCACCGATCTGGAGGCACGGATGGGCGCGGACTTCTCCGACGTACGCGTCCACACCGATTCCGCCGCACACGAATCGGCGAAGGGCGTGGGCGCCCACGCGTACACGGTCGGCAACAACGTGGTCTTCCAGCGGGACGCGTACGATCCGTCCTCGCCGCAGGGCCGTACGACGCTGGCGCATGAGCTCACCCATGTGATCCAGCAGCGCAGCGGCCCTGTGGAGGGTACGGAGGCGCCCGGCGGCATCCGGGTGAGCGATCCGTCCGACCGGTTCGAAAGGGAGGCCGTCGCGAACGCGGACCGGGTGCTGTCGGACCCGGCTCCTGCCCCTGCACCCGCCCCTGCTTCGGCCCCGGCCTCGGCGCCTGCTGTGCAACGGGCGGCGACAGAGGACGAGGACGAGCAACCGGCCGATGTGCAGGGCTCCTTCGTCCAGCGGGCGCAGGAGGGGGCCGAGGAGGAGGAAGAGGCTCCGCCCGCTTGA
- a CDS encoding COG1470 family protein → MSLTASLDDSSVTAAPGEETALPLRILNSGSTVEEYRFEVVGACAAWSTVEPATLSLYPGDSQTVSLVLRPPRDSTVPAGETPFGIRVVPTSEQGDTVVPEGRVTVLPFTETTAELVPRSSHGAWRGRHQLAVDNRGNTPATVRLGARSGTERARVSFAADALEIAPGRAEFGKLRIRPAKRVWRGTPVTHSFQVVATPDVAEGQAPVAPVVLDGSYQQEPILPRWLPRALITAAVLLIALVGLWYALLRPAVKSAAREAITPEAVRSAAAADRSKSPDDGSTAGTASGGGDSSGANGGSTGPSPSPSPGASGGSAAAAPTSAQVQVRDSVGGGSNTSTALQVPSGHTFQLTDIVVQNPQGDAGTLVVSSGRDAPVLRLALENFRDSDYHFVTPILVPAGGKVTMTVDCRKVGKPVNAPTPSRCAESLFLGGTMRTETAG, encoded by the coding sequence ATGAGTCTCACGGCAAGCCTCGACGATTCGTCCGTCACCGCCGCACCGGGCGAGGAGACGGCCCTCCCTCTGCGGATCCTCAACTCCGGCAGCACCGTCGAGGAGTACCGCTTCGAGGTGGTCGGTGCATGTGCCGCCTGGTCGACGGTGGAGCCGGCCACGCTGTCCCTGTACCCGGGCGACTCGCAGACGGTCTCTCTCGTGCTGCGCCCGCCCCGCGACTCGACCGTGCCCGCCGGGGAGACACCCTTCGGAATCCGGGTGGTGCCCACCAGCGAGCAGGGCGACACGGTGGTGCCCGAAGGCCGGGTGACCGTGCTCCCCTTCACCGAGACGACCGCCGAACTGGTGCCGCGCAGCTCGCACGGCGCCTGGCGCGGCAGGCACCAGCTCGCCGTCGACAACCGGGGGAACACCCCGGCCACCGTACGGCTGGGAGCACGGTCCGGTACGGAGCGGGCCCGGGTCTCCTTCGCGGCGGACGCACTGGAGATCGCGCCCGGCCGGGCGGAGTTCGGAAAGCTGCGGATCCGGCCGGCGAAGCGTGTGTGGCGCGGTACGCCGGTCACGCATTCCTTCCAGGTGGTCGCCACCCCGGATGTGGCGGAGGGTCAGGCCCCGGTCGCGCCGGTGGTCCTGGACGGCTCGTACCAGCAGGAACCGATCCTGCCGCGCTGGCTTCCCCGGGCGCTGATCACCGCGGCTGTCCTGCTGATCGCGCTGGTCGGGCTCTGGTACGCGCTGCTGCGGCCGGCCGTGAAGTCGGCGGCCCGGGAGGCGATCACGCCGGAGGCGGTCCGGTCGGCCGCGGCGGCCGACAGGAGCAAGTCCCCGGACGACGGCTCCACGGCCGGAACGGCATCGGGCGGGGGCGACTCCTCCGGTGCGAACGGGGGCTCGACCGGCCCCAGCCCCTCGCCGAGCCCCGGCGCTTCCGGCGGCTCGGCCGCCGCGGCCCCGACCAGTGCTCAGGTACAGGTCAGGGACTCGGTGGGCGGTGGTTCGAACACCTCCACGGCGCTGCAGGTGCCCAGCGGGCACACCTTCCAGCTGACGGACATCGTGGTCCAGAACCCGCAGGGCGACGCGGGAACGCTCGTGGTCTCCTCGGGCCGGGACGCGCCCGTGCTCCGGCTGGCGCTGGAGAACTTCCGGGACTCCGACTACCACTTCGTCACGCCGATCCTGGTGCCCGCGGGCGGCAAGGTCACCATGACCGTCGACTGCCGGAAGGTGGGCAAGCCGGTGAACGCGCCGACGCCTTCGCGGTGTGCGGAGTCGCTGTTTCTCGGCGGCACGATGCGGACGGAGACCGCGGGCTGA
- a CDS encoding response regulator transcription factor, protein MERITVALRAQDPISQAGVASQLRTRPEVGVTEWGEGDASPQIVVVVVDTVDEEVLTMLRHIQRTSTSRTVLVTTDIDEQKLVSAAECGVAGVVRRSESTPDHLVQVIGTVARGEGHLPSDLLGRLLEEVGRLQGQVLGPRGLHFTGLAAREVDVLRLVAEGYDTADIATKLAYSERTIKNVLHSVMTRLQLRNRSHAVAYAMRQGLI, encoded by the coding sequence ATGGAGCGCATCACAGTCGCATTACGGGCCCAGGATCCGATCTCGCAGGCGGGTGTGGCCAGTCAGTTACGGACCCGTCCCGAGGTCGGCGTGACGGAATGGGGAGAGGGCGACGCCTCACCCCAGATCGTGGTCGTCGTCGTGGACACGGTCGACGAGGAGGTGTTGACGATGCTGCGCCACATCCAGCGCACCAGCACCTCACGCACTGTTCTCGTCACCACGGACATCGATGAGCAGAAGCTGGTGAGCGCCGCGGAGTGCGGTGTCGCCGGTGTCGTCAGACGCTCCGAGTCGACCCCGGACCATCTGGTGCAGGTCATCGGGACGGTGGCGCGGGGCGAGGGCCATCTCCCCTCCGACCTGCTGGGAAGACTCCTGGAGGAGGTCGGCCGCCTCCAGGGACAGGTGCTCGGTCCGCGCGGCCTGCACTTCACCGGTCTCGCGGCGCGCGAGGTGGACGTGCTGCGCCTGGTCGCGGAGGGGTACGACACCGCGGACATCGCGACGAAGCTGGCCTACTCCGAGCGCACGATCAAGAACGTGCTGCATTCCGTGATGACCCGGCTGCAGCTGCGGAACCGCTCGCACGCGGTGGCGTACGCGATGCGGCAAGGCCTGATCTGA
- a CDS encoding HYR domain-containing protein, producing the protein MRWFQPLQRTQRSRSRTGLFPRPRSSARRRTLALLRVPALALLLLATGIAPGSAVGSGSAAMSGVPSAVVPEPWVTPAEFTDAVDPGGSTGVAKQVRTPAIPPSPDVILLVDGTGSMETPIRRVKERIPDITKAIRDEQADSRFAVATFGDQEVDPDAGFKVFQGLTYDLGEVQTGVDQLQADMGGFSKGPSEDWIYALWKLANGGNGQTVFRPNSSPVIVLVGDASSHEPSMGRSFSDAQFALQDAGVRLIAVDLTSDRGDGLNGNGSRPPYEDDPHPPDQARRMVAATNGRMLEGIEGNDVVDAIIEGFSNLPTNVSYRLDNCDPHLSVSLDPPTQQITSGDTAHFAENVDVSTDAPQGTRLTCTVQFLMGTRAPGTDTIGPAAAADPDFQEQINIDVNDIDAPVVTVDDLTVRAKDKQGARVTYDATAQDATDGTLPVTCAPPSGSLFPVGSTAVTCSATDSAGNTGTDTAQIEVLEAPVPPSADVAIKVDVSPDRTYTGRPARARLTVTNAGPDAATGVVIDSAWPKPPGTKDRSLPALTRCTAAKPCTIPAGGRIEVTQTGTYRAAVTGDVRATVRGTLPDRRKADNQDTDRLRVLKPSLTVTPQVAKPGQPVLARGKDYPPGATVRFTWNIGITPEGATATVGRDGTFEVQVLVLRKDTLGPRTLRADSRDLDRLQKPVLVVQRNLQPPDFAGRA; encoded by the coding sequence GTGCGCTGGTTCCAGCCGCTTCAGCGGACGCAGCGGTCGCGGTCGCGGACGGGTCTGTTTCCCCGGCCCCGGTCCTCCGCCCGGCGCAGGACCCTCGCCCTGCTCCGTGTCCCGGCGCTCGCCCTGCTCCTCTTGGCCACCGGCATCGCCCCCGGCTCGGCTGTCGGCTCCGGCTCGGCCGCCATGTCCGGGGTGCCGTCGGCTGTGGTGCCCGAACCCTGGGTCACCCCGGCCGAGTTCACCGACGCGGTCGATCCGGGCGGCTCCACGGGCGTGGCCAAGCAGGTGCGTACGCCCGCGATTCCGCCGAGTCCGGATGTGATCCTGCTGGTGGACGGCACGGGCAGTATGGAAACGCCGATCCGGAGGGTGAAGGAGCGGATCCCCGACATCACGAAGGCGATCCGTGACGAGCAGGCGGATTCACGCTTCGCCGTGGCCACCTTCGGCGATCAGGAAGTCGACCCCGACGCCGGCTTCAAGGTCTTTCAGGGACTGACGTACGACCTCGGCGAGGTCCAGACGGGCGTCGATCAGCTCCAGGCCGACATGGGCGGCTTCAGCAAGGGCCCGTCCGAGGACTGGATCTACGCCCTGTGGAAGCTCGCCAACGGCGGGAACGGGCAGACCGTGTTCCGTCCCAACTCGAGCCCCGTCATCGTGCTGGTCGGCGATGCGTCCAGCCATGAGCCCAGCATGGGCCGTTCGTTCAGCGACGCGCAGTTCGCCCTCCAGGACGCGGGGGTACGGCTGATCGCGGTCGACCTGACGAGCGACCGGGGCGACGGGCTCAACGGGAACGGCAGCAGACCCCCGTACGAGGACGACCCGCACCCGCCCGACCAGGCCCGACGCATGGTCGCCGCCACCAACGGCCGGATGCTCGAAGGCATCGAGGGCAATGACGTCGTGGACGCCATCATCGAGGGATTCAGCAACCTCCCCACCAATGTGAGCTACCGCCTCGACAACTGCGATCCGCATCTGTCCGTCAGTCTCGACCCGCCCACCCAGCAGATCACCAGCGGCGACACGGCGCACTTCGCGGAGAACGTCGATGTCTCCACGGACGCGCCCCAGGGCACCCGGCTGACCTGCACCGTCCAGTTCCTGATGGGCACCCGGGCTCCGGGCACGGACACGATCGGGCCGGCCGCGGCGGCGGATCCGGACTTCCAGGAGCAGATCAACATCGATGTGAACGACATCGATGCGCCCGTTGTCACCGTGGACGACCTGACCGTCCGGGCCAAGGACAAGCAGGGTGCGCGCGTGACGTACGACGCCACCGCCCAGGACGCCACCGACGGCACGCTCCCGGTGACCTGCGCCCCGCCCTCCGGCTCGCTCTTCCCGGTCGGCAGCACCGCGGTGACCTGCTCGGCCACCGACTCGGCGGGCAACACGGGGACGGACACGGCACAGATCGAGGTCCTTGAGGCCCCCGTGCCGCCCTCCGCGGATGTGGCGATCAAGGTCGACGTCAGCCCGGACCGTACGTACACCGGCCGCCCGGCCCGTGCCCGCCTCACCGTCACCAATGCCGGACCGGACGCGGCGACGGGCGTGGTCATCGACTCGGCCTGGCCGAAACCGCCCGGGACGAAGGACCGCAGCCTGCCTGCCCTGACCCGCTGCACGGCGGCGAAACCGTGCACCATCCCGGCCGGTGGCCGCATCGAGGTGACCCAGACGGGGACGTACCGCGCGGCCGTCACCGGGGATGTACGGGCCACCGTGCGCGGCACGCTGCCCGACCGCCGGAAGGCCGACAACCAGGACACCGACCGGCTGCGCGTCCTGAAGCCCTCGCTGACCGTCACGCCACAGGTCGCCAAGCCGGGCCAGCCGGTCCTGGCCCGCGGCAAGGACTATCCGCCGGGAGCGACCGTACGTTTCACGTGGAACATCGGCATCACCCCCGAGGGAGCGACCGCCACGGTGGGCCGCGACGGCACCTTCGAGGTGCAGGTCCTGGTCCTGCGCAAGGACACGCTCGGCCCGCGCACGCTGCGGGCGGACTCGCGCGACCTCGACCGGCTGCAGAAACCGGTCCTGGTGGTCCAGCGGAATCTCCAGCCACCGGACTTCGCGGGGCGCGCATGA
- a CDS encoding DUF4255 domain-containing protein, with translation MIHEVDDVLRALIRAEVLEGGQIAVVFDAPTREWAAKVNAPMVNLYLYDIREDMRRRERGLHNEYDERGTIVARRRPPRFFKLSYLITAWTKRPEDEHRLLSSLLGCLLRYEALPPERLTGTLAEIGAAVPMSIALPPPEDRSFADVWSALGGELKPSLDLVISVPVTASPSYVVGPPVGDEGLQARFGDVPERAEPLSEATPGRGGLPVYGGRPGRPGGPGGGVSRAPDTERRRGLTLRVTENRKAAEADNTAEGGTE, from the coding sequence GTGATCCACGAGGTCGACGACGTACTACGGGCCCTGATCAGGGCAGAGGTGCTCGAAGGCGGCCAGATCGCGGTGGTCTTCGATGCTCCGACCCGGGAGTGGGCGGCGAAGGTCAACGCCCCCATGGTCAACCTCTACCTCTACGACATCCGCGAGGACATGCGCAGGCGCGAGCGGGGGCTGCACAACGAGTACGACGAGCGCGGCACGATCGTCGCGCGCCGCCGCCCGCCCCGGTTCTTCAAGCTTTCGTACCTGATCACGGCATGGACGAAGCGCCCGGAGGACGAGCACCGGCTGCTCTCGTCGCTGCTTGGCTGTCTGCTGCGGTACGAGGCGCTGCCGCCGGAGCGGCTGACGGGCACCCTGGCCGAGATCGGGGCGGCCGTACCGATGTCGATCGCGCTGCCGCCGCCGGAGGACCGCTCGTTCGCCGATGTGTGGAGCGCGCTGGGCGGTGAGCTGAAACCCTCGCTGGACCTGGTGATCAGCGTGCCGGTGACGGCGTCGCCGAGCTATGTGGTCGGCCCGCCGGTCGGGGACGAGGGGTTGCAGGCCCGGTTCGGGGACGTACCCGAGAGGGCCGAGCCGTTGTCCGAAGCGACGCCGGGGCGCGGGGGACTTCCGGTGTACGGAGGGCGTCCGGGCCGGCCGGGTGGTCCGGGCGGTGGTGTTTCCCGTGCCCCGGACACGGAACGGCGGCGCGGCCTGACTCTGCGCGTCACCGAGAACCGCAAGGCCGCGGAGGCGGACAACACGGCGGAGGGCGGCACCGAATGA